The stretch of DNA TACACCCCTGAGAATGAGCATTTTGGCATCGTTCCCCTCGAGGGGATGTACATGACAAAGCCAGTGATTGCTGTGAACAGCGGAGGCCCCACTGAGTCAATTGTGGACGAGAATACGGGCTTCCTGTGCCAACCAACCCCTGAGGGCTTCATGAAGCCCATGCTGAAACTCTTCCGGGACCCAAAACTCATTGAAACAATGGGCCAAATGGGCAGGAAACGTGTTGAACAGAGATTCTCCTTCGAAGCATTCACAGCTGCTCTCAATCAGATCATTGAGGAACTTCTCCAAGGATCCAAATAGCCCCTGAGGACCGTTGTGGTTTGCAAGAACTAAaggaagaaggaagaaaaaacgcCAAAACTACCAGaaatcacctttttttttatttcaaatgaattgaattctttCACATATCCTGACCAATTTCAGGAGGATCTCTAgttgaattgcaaaaaaaatgtctctagTCCATTGAAGGACCTTAAATTAGGATTTAGTACGAATAAAGTTCATTTTCAAAGCTTCTCCTTGAGATATCTTTCGTAGTTTTCAGCAAAAGCTTGGTCCTCTTGTTGTTTCCCACTTGTGGCAGGAAGAACTTCCAGTTGGATGTCAAATTGCTGATCAAGGCCCATAAGGCAGTCTGACAGGAGGTAGAAGGTGTAGATGATCCTTCCTGGCTGCGGTGGAGCATCAAAGACGAGGTACTGCGTTGAACGGGAACCCCTGAAGCCGGCTCTCTTGAGAGCAATCAGTTCACAATCCTTCTGACATCCCAGCGTCAGGAACCATCCTTCATCCTTGCCTTTGGGGAATTTCGGGCAGTACACACTGCTTCCCTGCTTCACGCCCATTCGATGGAAGTTCGCAGTTAGCGTGTACTCCTCCCCTGCATGAACTTCCAACCACGTCTGCCTTGTCTGAGGCTGTTTAACCTCCCTATCTGCTCGTGGATCATCTAAATGTGGTCCCTGAATTGTCAGTCTCACACTCATTAATGGGAGTTCCTTCAGCACACGATGAATGTCCTCAATTTCCCTTTCCAGGAATCCATCCCTGAGCGGCGATGCAACAAGTTCAAAACTCCGAACGAAGCGTTCTCGAAGAACGGGTAGAATAATTTCTGGAGCATCAGTTTTGATCTTCTGGAAGAGCGGCAGATGATGCTCCTCGACGTGAGGGAGGCAAGTAAGTGGGGAATCATCGAACCATCTCGCTTGAATGACGCACTGCATCAGCTGCTGAACACGAAGCGTCGAAGCGAGCCATCCTTTCTCCGCACAAACATCCACCATTGCCTGCAGTATCCTTATCACCTGATCAAGAACTGACTTTGTATCCGTATGATAGTCTGCATTGGGTAGTGGGAGTCTCCCAAAATGAGCCTGCATGAGCAGGAAAGTCTTCGTGTAGGGTGAATCGCACGTTGAAGCTGGAACAGGTAGCCTGCAAACAGTTGCCAACTCTTCGTTGTACTTGTCTTCATTGTGTCGTACCGGTTGCTGATCAAACTCAAAGGAGTCACACATAATCCTCAGGAGTTCTTCATACCCAAGCTCTGGTCCAAGGCTATCAGCAAAATGCCTCATTGTCTTATGCGAGAGATAGTAGAAGGAGGAAATCCTCCCGAGCGATGTTGGATAGACGTACCGATCATCGTCATTCCACTCAACGCAACCGGCCAACTCCAACGTAGTCAGAACATTCTCCACCATATTCGTCAGGTATCTATTAACATCCTCAGGTTCAATTGAATCCAAATTGTAGTAAGTTGGATTCCGGAGAAGCCTCCTGAAGAAGTACGTCCACGTCAAGTAGTCAAGGATGCTCTGCTTCGTCTGAACTGTTCCAGCAACAATTTCTGCATTCACATGATCAGGAATAACGCCGTGAAGACTCGACTCAACGGGGAATGGATCGTAGAGGAATTTCTTGTAGAAGTTCTTCTTGATATCATGCACAAGAACAACGGCTATGCCTTCATTTCCAAACTGAGGCCTTCCTGCTCTTCCCATCATTTGCAGTACATCCGTAATGGGCATATCAACGTACCGCTTCTGTTTCCCATCGTAATACTCCGTCCCTTTGATCACCACCAAATGCGCCGGAAGATTGACACCCCATGCCAGGGTGGCCGTTGCAACGAGAACTTGAATCTTCCTATTCAAGAAGAGTTCTTCGCAAGTTTTTCGATCTTTCTCCTGAAGTCCCGCATGATGCAGTCCAATACCAAATGCAAGTGTCAACTTCAAGTTTGGATCGTGAATGTTCATTAGGATTTGCTCCATTTCCTCCTCTGATGTGTGCAGGAATTGTTTCGGATTGTCTTCGGATGCAAGAAAGGCTATCAAATCAAGCGCCGTTAACCGCGTTTGCCTTCGCGAGGAGACAAAGACCAGAGCAGGCGTGCAGGGTGAGTACTGCCTGATGGCTTGATAAGTTGGACGATTCATCGTTGCCATGCGTGGGCAGTAGTGTTTCCCAGGGTAGCCACTGATGTGAACTGTTAGTGGAACAGGTCGTACGGAAGGTTTGAAATTGTACAGACCCATCTGCTGAATTCCCAACCAATTTGCCAGATCTTTTGCATTTGCCAGAGCTGTGGACAAGccaataatccgaagattctTTTCCGTGTGATTTGAGATAAAGTTCGTACGGGAGACGATAACTTCAAGGACAGGACCTCGATCTTCACCCAGAAGATGAATTTCATCAATAACAATCAATGCTACATCCTTGACGTAGTCTCTTGTTTGCCACGATCTACTAATACCGTCCCATTTTTCAGGCGTCGTTACGATAATCTGAACATCTCGAATGGCTCGAATATCAGGCGTTACATCGCCTGTTAGCTCGACTACTCTCTTCCCAAGCTTCGCCTCAAGTCTCACCTTCCAGTCTTCAATTCTCTCCCTAACGAGCGCCTTGAGCGGAGCAATGTAGACTACTTTGGATCCAGGATGCTTCTCAAAAACTCTAAAGATTGCAATTTCCGCTGCAATTGTCTTTCCTGATCCTGTTGGAGCACCCAGCAGGACATTATTGTCCGTATGGTAGAGGCAGTGGAAGATTTGTGTCTGAATCGGATTGAAGTGACTAAAAGCGTAAAGAGCTTCATACTTTGGATTCTTCAGGACTGAAACTGGCAGTGGTTGCAGTGGGAGAAGTTCTGTGTGCGGTGGATGAATTTCCGGAAGGATTAAATGCTGGAAGGAGAGCGGGTGGGTGAGATGACTTCCCAGCCATGTATCACTCGTAACACGGATGTAGTACTGCGGCGGAAGGGGATCTTTCAATGGGATCGTCATCACCAGCTCTTGCGGTTCCTTCGATATAGCCTGCTTCTTTGTCAACTGGAACAGTTCTGAGTGGTAGATGAAGTTACTTTCGGGATCCTCAATCCAAACCCAGAAGGATTCAGCAAATTTCCCATGAACACGATCATTCCACTTGAAGCAGCCCGTTAGGAAGATTCGGATCCGTAAAACAGTCCTCGTGATTGGCTGCAGTGTGGCATCAACTTCCAAAATTGGGAATTCTTCTGCACATCTGCGTACCATTGCACCGTATTTGTGATTCCGTAGCATATCTCCGATCTCCTTGCTCTCCATCTCACGCAGAGCATAGATGGACAGCCCGCGGCTCTCAATCTTCTCAATTACATCCTGCGGAATGATGTAGAATTGTCGGAGCGGCGTCTCAAAGTCCCACATTTGCCGCTCAAACATTATGCTCATCATGAGAAGACGTCCAGCGAGGATTGGATTGTTTTGACGGAGAACAATTGTGAACAAGGCTCTGGCTATGCGAACGGCATTCTGCGTAATGTACGACATGTCGGAGATGAGGGAGAAGGATTTAACAAAACCACGTGAAAGGAAAGTCTGCATGAGGATGTTAACCTTCTCGTGGAGATTCTCACTTCCTCCCTTCACGACTACTTCGCAGTATTCATGAGTTAGGTTGTCCAGTTCATCCATTTCGTCGTCGCGCACCTTCAATTGCTGGAACTCCTGAGCATGAGACATCATTTCAATAATCTCCGCTTCTGTCATTGTCTGCCGCATCATTTCATTGAAGACTTCAACTGTGTCGTACTTTATGTAGAAGTGACTAGCAGTCCTGCCTAGATCTGTTATGTTCAGATCATTTGTGCGGGTATTGTACCGAATCATCCGGGCTTTATCGAGCGCCATTGCTGCGGCATGAATGAGTTCCCTTCGTTTGCGCTCCAACGTAAAATCAGCCTGAACATCCGTGTAGTTCATTCCGTAAACCTGCGGATTGATGCGCATCCTGACAAACAGGTACGTATAGCTGAGCCATTCTATTGCCTCGTCTACATTTGAAATCGTTCCGAGAGTTATTTCGGCATTCAGATTGTCTGCCAGGCACTGAATAAAGTTAGATTCAATGGGGAATTGATTAGTCAGAAGAGATAGATAGTGGTTCAGTTTATCATGACTTGTAATGATCATCCCAACGCCGCTCTTGTCAAACTGTGGCCTTCCTGCTCTTCCAAAAATCTGCAGAACATCGAGAATTCCCAAATCAATAAAGGTTCCATGCTTAGAGTCATAGATTTCCGTTCCTTTGATGATAACTGCATGAGCAGGCAGGTTAACACCCCAAGCGAGTGTTGCTGTACAAACCAGTACCCTGATGTGGCCTTCAGCAAAGTACTTCTCAACCAAGGATCGATCAGTTCGCAGCATTCCTGCATGATGCATCGCTAGGCCGTTGTGGAAGAGCTCAACAAGCTGCTTGTTGCGACTTTTGGCAATTGTTCGCTTTGCAACTCCAAACTCGGGACTCTCATCAGGCGTAAAGACTCCTAACTGTTGCTTCTGCTGGGCCATTTCTCTGAGAACAACAGCCGTTCGTACTGTGGCATTCCGTGCGTGTACAAAAACCATCACCTGATGCCCTTTCTTCAGCATCTCAACGCATTTATCGTAGCAGATTTGATCCATGTCTGATAGCTGTTGCAACGGTTTAATGGCCTTGACGCCAATGAAGACTTGACTCAGGGGGATGGGCCTGAAGCGTGAATCGAAGAAGAAAAGCCCAATCATTGGATTAACACGGAGGAATCGAGCTACATCAATGTAGTTTGGAAGTGTTGCAGACAAGCCAACAATACGGATCATAGACTGTGAAGACTCAACCAGACGAAGCGTTCGTGCAACGAGAGCTTCAACAACTGGACCACGTTCTCCGTGCAACAGATGAACTTCATCAATAATCAGGAGTTTAACAAGGCTAATCATTGCCACATCTCCTGCTCCTTTCCTCGTAACAACGTCCCACTTTTCAGGCGTTGTGACAATCATCTGCGTTGCAGCCATTTCGGCTTTTGTTAGCTGCATGTCTCCTGTTAATTCTCTTACGGAAATTCCGAGGGGTTTGAGCCTCTTCCCGAAGTTCTCCGTCATTTCAGCTGCGAGCGCCTTCATTGGGGCTACGTAGACGATTTTGAAGGAACTCCTGTCAATGATTCCTTCAGCTGTGTGATTCCTGATTGCGTGAACAATCGCCAGCATTGCTACGTTTGTCTTTCCTGCTCCTGTTGGAGCACAAACGAGCAAGTTGTCATTACTGTGATAGGCAACGGGGTAGACAACGCTCTGAATTCGATTTAGCTCCTTGGTTCCTTGGAAGGCGATCTGTCCGATCTCATCGAGTTCGGCGACTTTTACGCGCGTATTCCCAACGGATAGTGGGGGAGGATCACCAGCTGGAATCCTGACTTCTTCAAACATCTTCGAATCCTTCCGTTCAACATTATCTGGGAGGATTAGTTTCCCTCCTGTTACGAAGCCTACATGACTCTTGGCCTCCAACTGGGAATCGTAGACATTTGGGTAGCGTGGGATGGTGGGTTTTGCTGAGAACTTCACCTTTGGCCGATCGTGGAGGAGGGGATTGAATTTTGCTTCCTGCATCAGAGCCTGTTGGCTCAGAAGTCTCAATTTCACTGGATCAATCTCATCTGGAATGTTTAGCTCATCATTGTCGGCCTTTGCAACGAGCTTCTTCAGCTTCTGCTCATCCTTCCGGAGTTGCTTCATCATTTGCTTCTCATTTTCTGACTGAATTGTCACCTGAATGCCAACCTGGGGAGGAGATTTGCGTTCCTTTTAGATGCTGGAAGCTCTTAAGGAAGATCAGGACTTACCTGTGGCCGGTTAACTTTCTGCTGAAGAGCTTTCTCCTTCAGCTGAAGCCTTTTGTCCCCACTCTCGATGACTTTCACGATAACTTGACGATTCTGGAGGATTTCCTGGATTGCTTCGAACTTGTCAAAGCCCAGCATGTCAAAGAGTTCATTCTGAAGCTCATCGCTGGACTTTTGACTCTTCAGCATGTTCACGAGGGACTCCACGAGGTCAAAGGGAACATGATTGGCCAGCCAATTCCTCGTGAATTTCTTCTCCGTGGAAGCTGTTCCATTCACAGCTGTGGACGTACTGGGAGCGTACTGATCATAGTTCATGGAGAACTCATGAACAGCTAGGCAGGGAGCTGCAGCATTTGGGGACAATTCCTTGAGATTCGTCTCATCAATTTGCTCCAATTGGGGCAGTTGGCAGGTAATTTGGGAGCCCCACAGCTTCTCCTGCTTATCTGCGAGGGCATCCTCAAGGAAGCTCTTACTCTCTGCCTTCAGGGAAGCCCTCAAGTCTTTCACCAACTGCAAAGAGGATGGAGAAAACAGCCTAAATCACAAAAGGAACTCAAAGGGAagttttgagaatttcttttttacctCAAATAAACTTTGAGCGGATTGATGGGAAAGGACTCCAAAAATCCTCCTCATCTCATTCACATGCATCACTGATGTTTTTGTCTCCCCAAAGAGCAGCTTCAGGATGTACATGGTGGCATCATTGACGACTTCCGGAGGTTCTTCCGGCCCGAGAAGTTCCTTCGTTTTTCGCCACAAATTCTGCAGATGTGAAACGGATTTTGCATCTCCCGACGCCTGGAGGTGCTTTGTGACATCCTTGTAGGTAATTTCTCTGCAACAAAGGTTTGAATTATTGcttaaaattccctaaaagTGGGGGGAAGTAATTCAGGACTCACAATTCCTGCCCAACGATCCTTCCAAGGGAGGATGAAGTGGATGAAtcttggaaattatttctatttacATCCAGACTAGTGGATACTCTCATTGCCCGTGATAATCTCGGTAGTTGGCTCATCTTCTGGCACTTTTTCCacctgaaaagaaattaatttcacaatcTTGATCAACCTGGTTTGAGACgtcctttgaaaattaatgattttctcaaaaactcttaaagttttttcacaaattttattgttttccagTTAAGGGATAATTAGAGAACAtaacttacaaattttatgcaaaatattttagtaaatctcactaaaaatcctaaataaataatttttatcaccaaaaaaaatccggGAGAAGTTCTCTCTTCTTGCCGAACTTCCAGCCTTTTGAcagttttgacatttcttattCCAATGGAAGACTTCCAAGAATTTGAGAACTTCCAGTTCCCATTACCTTCCTTTTCCACCTTGCCACGTTTCTTCGCAGCTCCTcgagatttcttttcatttttgcacCTCGAGGCGTCCAGACGCGGGCATTGGGTGTGCAGGATGAACGCCCAGGGTGAGGATGAGGATTACTGGAATAAATCCGAGAGTAAGGCGTACAATTTCGACGAGGACGACGTGAGCAACATTTCCGAGGCGAGCTACGAAGATTTCCCCCAAAGTGACTTCCCGCTGAATCTCCTCATCTCTGAGCAGGATCTCCAAATGAGTGAGTAATCCAGCCACCCATGTGGCCATAAAGCTCGCATCTACAGCTGCATCAGTTTCTCAGTTCTCGAGGAACAATCGTGGCATGAGAGCGTGCCTCGGAATTCCCCCGAAGAGGAACTTCGCTTCTTGCGACGGAAATTCCAGGAAGAACGTACTCCCCCGCCGGCGTCTGTGATTGTAGCGCGTCTCCTGATCGGCCGGCAGGTCAACCTGGAGGCGTACAGGAGTCTCGTGCAGAAAACAGAGCTGCTGGATGAGGCAATTGCTTCGGGGAATGGGAACGCCATCCTCCACGTGGTTCTCTTTCTCAATCGCACGCTGAAGCGGAAGATCCTCCATCAGCTGCTGCAGAGTCGCCCCGAAGCTGTGTACCACTACACAAACTACCTCAGTACACGACTACAGATCCCCGAATGCGTGGATTTGTGGACAATGCTGGGGAAGCAGCACGAGGCAGCAGTAAGTCCGGAAGTTTCAAACATTCAGATGGATTTTTGAAAGCAAACTCGTTCCCTTGCAGATGCTTCAGTATCGCCTGGCTGTTACAACATCCAATGTTGATTTGAAGCGAAGGAAGCTGGCAAAGGTACACAGTGATTACTTCCTGCAGCCAGGAGCTTCTGCTTTCCATGCACGCTTCCTCGCAGATCAGCTGAGCCTCCTCGA from Lutzomyia longipalpis isolate SR_M1_2022 chromosome 1, ASM2433408v1 encodes:
- the LOC129787359 gene encoding activating signal cointegrator 1 complex subunit 3; protein product: MSQLPRLSRAMRVSTSLDVNRNNFQDSSTSSSLGRIVGQELEITYKDVTKHLQASGDAKSVSHLQNLWRKTKELLGPEEPPEVVNDATMYILKLLFGETKTSVMHVNEMRRIFGVLSHQSAQSLFELVKDLRASLKAESKSFLEDALADKQEKLWGSQITCQLPQLEQIDETNLKELSPNAAAPCLAVHEFSMNYDQYAPSTSTAVNGTASTEKKFTRNWLANHVPFDLVESLVNMLKSQKSSDELQNELFDMLGFDKFEAIQEILQNRQVIVKVIESGDKRLQLKEKALQQKVNRPQVGIQVTIQSENEKQMMKQLRKDEQKLKKLVAKADNDELNIPDEIDPVKLRLLSQQALMQEAKFNPLLHDRPKVKFSAKPTIPRYPNVYDSQLEAKSHVGFVTGGKLILPDNVERKDSKMFEEVRIPAGDPPPLSVGNTRVKVAELDEIGQIAFQGTKELNRIQSVVYPVAYHSNDNLLVCAPTGAGKTNVAMLAIVHAIRNHTAEGIIDRSSFKIVYVAPMKALAAEMTENFGKRLKPLGISVRELTGDMQLTKAEMAATQMIVTTPEKWDVVTRKGAGDVAMISLVKLLIIDEVHLLHGERGPVVEALVARTLRLVESSQSMIRIVGLSATLPNYIDVARFLRVNPMIGLFFFDSRFRPIPLSQVFIGVKAIKPLQQLSDMDQICYDKCVEMLKKGHQVMVFVHARNATVRTAVVLREMAQQKQQLGVFTPDESPEFGVAKRTIAKSRNKQLVELFHNGLAMHHAGMLRTDRSLVEKYFAEGHIRVLVCTATLAWGVNLPAHAVIIKGTEIYDSKHGTFIDLGILDVLQIFGRAGRPQFDKSGVGMIITSHDKLNHYLSLLTNQFPIESNFIQCLADNLNAEITLGTISNVDEAIEWLSYTYLFVRMRINPQVYGMNYTDVQADFTLERKRRELIHAAAMALDKARMIRYNTRTNDLNITDLGRTASHFYIKYDTVEVFNEMMRQTMTEAEIIEMMSHAQEFQQLKVRDDEMDELDNLTHEYCEVVVKGGSENLHEKVNILMQTFLSRGFVKSFSLISDMSYITQNAVRIARALFTIVLRQNNPILAGRLLMMSIMFERQMWDFETPLRQFYIIPQDVIEKIESRGLSIYALREMESKEIGDMLRNHKYGAMVRRCAEEFPILEVDATLQPITRTVLRIRIFLTGCFKWNDRVHGKFAESFWVWIEDPESNFIYHSELFQLTKKQAISKEPQELVMTIPLKDPLPPQYYIRVTSDTWLGSHLTHPLSFQHLILPEIHPPHTELLPLQPLPVSVLKNPKYEALYAFSHFNPIQTQIFHCLYHTDNNVLLGAPTGSGKTIAAEIAIFRVFEKHPGSKVVYIAPLKALVRERIEDWKVRLEAKLGKRVVELTGDVTPDIRAIRDVQIIVTTPEKWDGISRSWQTRDYVKDVALIVIDEIHLLGEDRGPVLEVIVSRTNFISNHTEKNLRIIGLSTALANAKDLANWLGIQQMGLYNFKPSVRPVPLTVHISGYPGKHYCPRMATMNRPTYQAIRQYSPCTPALVFVSSRRQTRLTALDLIAFLASEDNPKQFLHTSEEEMEQILMNIHDPNLKLTLAFGIGLHHAGLQEKDRKTCEELFLNRKIQVLVATATLAWGVNLPAHLVVIKGTEYYDGKQKRYVDMPITDVLQMMGRAGRPQFGNEGIAVVLVHDIKKNFYKKFLYDPFPVESSLHGVIPDHVNAEIVAGTVQTKQSILDYLTWTYFFRRLLRNPTYYNLDSIEPEDVNRYLTNMVENVLTTLELAGCVEWNDDDRYVYPTSLGRISSFYYLSHKTMRHFADSLGPELGYEELLRIMCDSFEFDQQPVRHNEDKYNEELATVCRLPVPASTCDSPYTKTFLLMQAHFGRLPLPNADYHTDTKSVLDQVIRILQAMVDVCAEKGWLASTLRVQQLMQCVIQARWFDDSPLTCLPHVEEHHLPLFQKIKTDAPEIILPVLRERFVRSFELVASPLRDGFLEREIEDIHRVLKELPLMSVRLTIQGPHLDDPRADREVKQPQTRQTWLEVHAGEEYTLTANFHRMGVKQGSSVYCPKFPKGKDEGWFLTLGCQKDCELIALKRAGFRGSRSTQYLVFDAPPQPGRIIYTFYLLSDCLMGLDQQFDIQLEVLPATSGKQQEDQAFAENYERYLKEKL
- the LOC129787745 gene encoding vacuolar protein sorting-associated protein 16B isoform X1; its protein translation is MNAQGEDEDYWNKSESKAYNFDEDDVSNISEASYEDFPQSDFPLNLLISEQDLQMILEEQSWHESVPRNSPEEELRFLRRKFQEERTPPPASVIVARLLIGRQVNLEAYRSLVQKTELLDEAIASGNGNAILHVVLFLNRTLKRKILHQLLQSRPEAVYHYTNYLSTRLQIPECVDLWTMLGKQHEAAMLQYRLAVTTSNVDLKRRKLAKVHSDYFLQPGASAFHARFLADQLSLLDWQLGEDKSLLDKPTLESLYHVCQKYKWTDNKSLPGPGNPYNFAKLYQISASQFEWIVLNERARSKAWKDLDGLFEKKTFIKSAFCIHIPLDRVILRLHQLEAPVAVLNTFLGKIDDTQRRLTLARKVGAMRTVIDCLVTQKDKSELLAVRNSLQEGSPERFYADNCLENLQSSKWKAESIKVSIKK
- the LOC129787745 gene encoding vacuolar protein sorting-associated protein 16B isoform X2: MNAQGEDEDYWNKSESKAYNFDEDDVSNISEASYEDFPQSDFPLNLLISEQDLQMILEEQSWHESVPRNSPEEELRFLRRKFQEERTPPPASVIVARLLIGRQVNLEAYRSLVQKTELLDEAIASGNGNAILHVVLFLNRTLKRKILHQLLQSRPEAVYHYTNYLSTRLQIPECVDLWTMLGKQHEAAMLQYRLAVTTSNVDLKRRKLAKVHSDYFLQPGASAFHARFLADQLSLLDWQLGEDKSLLDKPTLESLYHVCQKYKWTDNKSLPGPGNPYNFAKLYQISASQFEWIVLNERARSKAWKDLDGLFEKKTFIKSAFCIHIPLDRVILRLHQLEAPVAVLNTFLGKIDDTQRRLTLARKVGAMRTVIDCLVTQKDKSELLAVRNSLQEGSPERFYADNCLENLSSKWKAESIKVSIKK